From one Lysinibacillus sp. G4S2 genomic stretch:
- a CDS encoding response regulator transcription factor, giving the protein MMHPVLLVDDEDGLLDMLNTMLQKEGVKDIEFATTGKQALEKINSFRYSLIVLDIMLPDIDGFQICQEIRKTSDVPILFISARTSDIDKLTGLNIGGDDYITKPFNPLEVVARIKIHLRRQSLQLHSQNTMLDQFDYGYLKLSKKTGELYVKGEKIICPAKEFELLSFFCANPNQIFSAEQLYEQIWKQSTGLNDRNTVMVHILRLRKKIEEDIKKPEIIVNIRSIGYKFIPPKMGNL; this is encoded by the coding sequence ATGATGCACCCAGTATTATTAGTTGATGATGAAGATGGCTTACTAGATATGTTAAATACTATGCTTCAAAAAGAAGGCGTTAAGGACATTGAATTTGCCACAACCGGCAAACAAGCACTCGAAAAAATAAATAGTTTTCGATATTCCTTAATCGTCTTAGATATCATGCTGCCTGATATAGATGGTTTTCAAATTTGCCAAGAAATTAGAAAAACAAGTGATGTTCCTATTTTATTTATAAGTGCACGAACGTCAGATATTGATAAATTAACAGGTCTAAACATAGGTGGAGATGACTATATTACTAAACCATTTAATCCACTTGAAGTAGTAGCCAGGATTAAAATTCACTTACGTCGGCAAAGTCTGCAACTACATTCACAAAATACTATGCTAGATCAATTCGATTATGGCTATCTTAAACTATCAAAAAAAACAGGAGAACTGTATGTAAAAGGTGAAAAAATAATATGTCCTGCAAAGGAGTTTGAACTTTTATCCTTTTTTTGTGCGAATCCCAATCAAATTTTTTCAGCTGAACAGCTATATGAACAAATATGGAAGCAATCAACAGGCTTAAATGATCGAAATACAGTTATGGTTCATATCTTGCGTCTTAGAAAAAAAATTGAGGAAGATATAAAAAAACCAGAAATAATTGTAAATATAAGAAGTATTGGCTATAAATTTATTCCTCCGAAGATGGGGAACTTATGA
- a CDS encoding ABC transporter permease: MITTLVLNEYMKLRRQWLWAVLIIVPLVSCLLGYNNFFTYQDILVQKDDNEWTEAWTQASLFYGMIMLPILSGFYCSISCRNENSGGGWKQMLALPPSRIMIYIAKMILILILVFVTQLVLVSEFIITGLILGLHDSIPWFFLFKVLVLGFLAVCALVAIQLWMASQIKSFVTPISINVALTLLAFVTVGSELGNFYPWAQPTLAMSSPDEVGIHSVLFFLSINLVTFSVATVLGIVTFDKKDIY; this comes from the coding sequence ATGATAACGACATTGGTTTTAAATGAATATATGAAATTAAGAAGGCAATGGCTTTGGGCAGTATTAATAATAGTCCCACTTGTAAGTTGTTTGTTAGGCTATAATAATTTCTTTACTTATCAGGATATTTTAGTACAAAAGGATGATAACGAATGGACGGAAGCATGGACACAAGCATCGCTTTTTTATGGCATGATCATGTTACCTATTTTATCCGGATTTTACTGTTCTATAAGCTGTAGAAACGAAAATTCAGGGGGCGGATGGAAGCAGATGTTGGCATTACCTCCATCTAGGATAATGATTTATATAGCGAAAATGATTCTTATTTTAATTCTTGTGTTTGTAACACAACTAGTATTGGTATCAGAGTTTATTATTACAGGATTAATACTAGGACTACATGATTCCATCCCTTGGTTTTTTTTATTTAAGGTGCTTGTACTTGGGTTTTTAGCTGTATGTGCTTTAGTTGCTATACAACTTTGGATGGCATCACAAATTAAGAGCTTTGTAACACCGATTTCTATAAATGTTGCACTTACTTTGCTAGCGTTTGTAACCGTAGGATCCGAATTGGGTAATTTTTATCCCTGGGCACAGCCTACACTCGCTATGTCTTCACCAGATGAGGTAGGTATTCATTCTGTACTGTTTTTCTTATCAATAAATTTAGTGACATTTAGTGTAGCAACAGTTTTAGGAATAGTTACATTTGATAAAAAGGATATTTACTAA
- a CDS encoding acyl-CoA thioesterase, whose amino-acid sequence MTNNAVPMSMSRTVQTRLVLPPDTNNHNSIFGGRVLAYIDEIAAITAMKHAKGLVVTASIDSVDFLSAAHVGDILEIESIVSSTGRSSMEVYVRVISRNIETGEEKLTTESFVTMVAVDDEGKPRPVPAIYPETDAEKRLFETGPARREHRKQKRALPH is encoded by the coding sequence ATGACAAACAACGCTGTACCAATGAGCATGTCACGTACGGTTCAAACTCGTCTCGTATTACCGCCAGATACAAATAATCACAACTCCATTTTCGGTGGAAGAGTGTTAGCTTATATTGATGAAATTGCTGCCATCACAGCCATGAAGCACGCAAAAGGGCTTGTAGTAACAGCTTCTATTGATTCTGTTGATTTTTTATCAGCAGCACATGTAGGGGATATTTTAGAAATTGAAAGTATTGTTTCATCAACGGGACGTTCTTCAATGGAAGTCTATGTTCGAGTTATTTCACGAAACATTGAAACTGGTGAGGAAAAATTAACAACGGAATCCTTTGTAACGATGGTTGCAGTAGATGATGAAGGGAAACCTAGACCAGTTCCAGCAATTTATCCTGAAACAGATGCAGAAAAACGTCTGTTTGAGACAGGACCAGCACGACGAGAGCATCGGAAACAAAAACGTGCATTACCGCATTAA
- a CDS encoding ABC transporter ATP-binding protein, with product MSDYIIETIDLCKKYKTTYAVKDLNLKVKKGEIYGFLGPNGSGKTTSIKMLLGLIKASSGSVTLFGKKLESDRNHILKKVGALVESPSYYGHLTGYENLKIIQRMLNVPEGRIEEVLNIVRLTNAKNQLVKQYSLGMKQRLGIAIALLGEPELLILDEPTNGLDPAGIHEIRDLIKSLPETEGITILISSHLLSEIDQMATQVGIISDGNLIYQDSIEVLRNMDNPHIKIRVNDSNKAKSILEEKTNLHIEVDKNGDLLISKTDDDHISVINSILVNSNISVYRIEEVRSSLEEIFLNIIKGENT from the coding sequence ATGTCCGATTACATAATCGAAACTATTGATTTGTGTAAAAAATATAAAACAACTTATGCAGTAAAAGATTTAAATTTGAAAGTAAAGAAAGGAGAAATTTATGGCTTTTTAGGTCCTAATGGTTCGGGAAAAACCACTTCTATAAAAATGTTATTAGGGTTAATAAAGGCTTCATCTGGTTCAGTCACTTTATTTGGGAAAAAACTAGAGAGTGATAGAAACCATATACTAAAAAAAGTTGGTGCATTGGTTGAATCCCCCTCATATTACGGTCATCTAACAGGCTATGAAAATCTTAAAATTATACAACGAATGCTTAATGTACCAGAAGGGCGAATCGAAGAGGTATTAAATATTGTTAGATTAACAAATGCTAAAAATCAACTTGTAAAACAATATTCTTTAGGGATGAAACAACGACTTGGAATTGCAATAGCGCTCCTAGGAGAGCCCGAGTTACTTATTCTAGATGAGCCTACAAATGGTTTGGATCCAGCAGGTATTCATGAAATTCGTGACTTAATTAAAAGTCTTCCTGAAACTGAGGGGATAACCATCTTAATCTCTAGCCATTTACTTAGTGAGATTGACCAAATGGCAACTCAAGTCGGAATTATTTCTGATGGAAATCTAATCTATCAGGATTCCATTGAAGTATTACGGAATATGGATAATCCTCATATTAAAATACGTGTCAATGATTCTAATAAAGCAAAATCTATTTTGGAGGAAAAAACAAATCTTCATATTGAAGTGGACAAAAATGGTGATTTACTTATTAGTAAAACTGATGATGACCATATTTCAGTGATAAATAGTATTTTGGTCAATTCTAATATTTCGGTTTATCGAATTGAAGAAGTAAGGTCCTCTCTTGAAGAAATCTTCCTTAACATTATTAAGGGGGAAAATACATGA
- a CDS encoding HAMP domain-containing sensor histidine kinase encodes MKVKIKLSLHFLGSLITLFIFVFSMIVLFSTLFNHLIIWFTSDESIATYFVNQILLPILPYLAVILFCLLYGWWIGSDFFYILDWILLLSKGVYHEPNRMRKKTKSHKKPRFNAYQDIFIQLRTLTETLQRNELERKELEKMRKEWTAGISHDLKTPLTYIKGYSYMLSSDKHEWSEKEKQKFTSLIRKQAIHMENIIEDLNTVFHFDNGQFPLSLQKRDITQFVHDIVIELTDNPLVKHKNISIKINTNHFIPFIFDEQMLKRALNNLIMNAIIHNPAGTEIMLSVEKRDHLVIEVSDNGVGMNNETLKNLFNRYYRGTSTKIPSEGTGLGMSIAKQLIEAHQGSITVESTLHEGTVIYVSFKLDTN; translated from the coding sequence ATGAAAGTAAAAATTAAATTATCTCTACATTTTCTCGGAAGCTTGATTACTCTATTCATTTTTGTTTTTAGTATGATTGTTCTTTTTTCAACTTTATTTAATCATTTAATTATTTGGTTTACTTCTGATGAATCTATTGCTACATACTTTGTTAATCAAATACTGTTGCCTATACTACCTTATTTAGCAGTGATTTTATTCTGTTTACTTTATGGCTGGTGGATAGGTTCAGATTTTTTCTACATATTAGATTGGATTTTATTATTATCAAAAGGTGTCTATCATGAACCAAATAGAATGAGGAAAAAAACTAAAAGTCATAAAAAACCAAGATTTAATGCCTATCAAGATATATTTATTCAACTAAGGACCTTAACTGAAACATTACAAAGAAATGAATTAGAAAGAAAAGAACTAGAAAAAATGAGGAAAGAGTGGACAGCCGGTATATCTCATGATTTAAAAACTCCTCTTACTTACATAAAAGGGTACTCGTATATGTTATCTTCTGATAAACATGAATGGAGCGAGAAGGAAAAGCAAAAATTCACATCACTAATAAGAAAACAAGCCATTCATATGGAGAATATAATTGAAGATCTAAACACAGTTTTTCATTTTGATAATGGTCAATTCCCTTTAAGCCTGCAAAAAAGAGATATTACCCAATTTGTTCATGATATAGTCATAGAACTGACAGATAACCCTCTAGTTAAACACAAGAACATCTCAATCAAAATAAATACAAATCATTTTATTCCCTTTATTTTTGATGAACAGATGCTAAAGCGTGCTCTTAATAATCTTATAATGAACGCTATCATCCACAATCCTGCTGGGACCGAAATTATGTTATCGGTTGAAAAAAGAGATCATTTAGTAATTGAGGTTTCAGATAATGGTGTAGGAATGAATAACGAAACTCTAAAAAATCTATTTAATAGATATTATAGAGGGACATCAACTAAAATACCCTCTGAAGGAACGGGCTTAGGTATGAGTATTGCTAAGCAACTAATCGAAGCCCATCAAGGTTCTATTACTGTTGAAAGCACCTTGCATGAAGGTACTGTTATTTATGTCAGTTTTAAATTAGATACTAATTAA
- a CDS encoding class I SAM-dependent methyltransferase gives MEFNNTLANEYEKGIRRTLPSYDAMLRLTQTFYQSTLPEKADFLIVGSGSGNEILQLAEKRAHWSFVGIDPSSAMLQIAEERLKPLPNNMSLHQGTILDTLLPSVKFDAASCILVLHFINDHQEKLATLKEIANNLKPGAPFVLVSKYGQLGSLETELQFDLWRAYWLQHTKLSPSEVAEMEKSIRSLSFMREEDILSLLQQAGFTRSSRFFATTLFGGWICYKEGE, from the coding sequence ATGGAATTTAATAACACACTTGCAAACGAATATGAAAAAGGCATTCGCCGTACGCTACCTAGTTATGATGCGATGCTGCGTTTAACACAAACCTTTTATCAATCTACATTACCCGAGAAAGCTGATTTTTTAATCGTTGGTTCAGGAAGCGGCAATGAAATTTTACAGCTCGCTGAGAAAAGGGCTCATTGGTCATTTGTTGGCATAGATCCTTCTTCAGCAATGCTACAAATTGCTGAAGAACGTTTAAAACCTCTACCTAATAATATGTCTTTACATCAAGGCACTATACTAGATACTTTACTGCCTTCAGTGAAATTTGATGCTGCTAGCTGTATTTTAGTACTTCATTTTATCAATGATCATCAAGAAAAACTTGCAACATTAAAGGAAATAGCAAATAATTTAAAACCTGGTGCACCATTTGTGCTCGTCTCAAAATACGGGCAACTAGGTTCTTTAGAAACGGAGTTACAATTTGATTTGTGGCGTGCATATTGGCTACAGCATACAAAGCTATCACCATCAGAGGTAGCAGAAATGGAGAAATCCATACGTTCTCTTTCATTTATGCGTGAAGAGGACATTTTATCACTATTACAGCAGGCAGGCTTTACAAGATCATCTAGATTCTTTGCCACTACTTTATTTGGCGGTTGGATATGCTATAAAGAAGGCGAATAA
- a CDS encoding CtsR family transcriptional regulator — protein sequence MRNISDIIEGYLKQVLELGGEGHIEIKRSEIADKFQCVPSQINYVINTRFTAERGYLVESKRGGGGYIRILRVRANSQIDLIDDVLRQIEGGASQTMAEDLVYRLIDEQVISKREAKIMLAAVDRSTIDLQLPLRDNIRSRILRAMLTTIKYEQQK from the coding sequence ATGCGTAATATATCAGACATCATAGAAGGCTACTTAAAGCAAGTACTTGAATTAGGTGGAGAAGGGCATATTGAAATAAAACGTAGTGAAATTGCAGATAAATTTCAGTGCGTGCCCTCACAAATAAATTATGTAATTAATACAAGATTTACTGCCGAACGAGGTTACCTTGTTGAAAGCAAACGTGGTGGTGGTGGATACATTCGAATTTTACGTGTCCGTGCGAATTCACAAATTGATCTAATCGACGATGTCCTCAGGCAAATTGAAGGTGGGGCATCGCAAACAATGGCAGAAGATTTAGTTTATCGACTAATTGATGAGCAGGTAATTTCAAAGCGAGAAGCGAAAATAATGTTAGCGGCAGTTGATCGCTCAACTATAGATTTGCAACTCCCTTTACGGGATAACATTCGGTCAAGAATATTACGAGCGATGCTAACAACGATTAAATATGAACAGCAAAAATAA
- a CDS encoding DUF4870 domain-containing protein, producing METKWSKVIIHASAFFAPWIVPIIFFLISSDEEIKAISVQALLFQIIMWVLIAISSILSFLLIGIPFLIIFGIMLFVVPIIGIVKALSDMPWRYPIVGRWV from the coding sequence ATGGAAACAAAATGGTCTAAGGTAATCATACACGCAAGTGCGTTTTTCGCGCCATGGATAGTACCAATTATATTTTTCTTAATTAGTTCTGATGAAGAAATAAAAGCAATCTCCGTCCAAGCATTGCTGTTCCAAATTATAATGTGGGTTTTAATTGCAATTTCAAGTATTTTAAGCTTTTTACTAATTGGTATTCCGTTCTTAATTATCTTCGGAATTATGTTATTCGTTGTCCCAATTATCGGTATTGTGAAGGCTTTATCTGATATGCCTTGGCGTTATCCAATTGTTGGTCGTTGGGTATAA
- a CDS encoding globin-coupled sensor protein, with the protein MSWFTKNSNASYSITLTPEAFQNNVRLDVSNHPRLQKQLQLLDLSTEDLTIIKQLQPLAKDLIPKMVEQFYTAISLSPELVNIINRTSHINRLKVTLHKHLSDIFESNINDSYINERKAIAETHVRIGLQSKWYIASFQSLTSTFTNFVNELDISKNDAIRAINAFCKIINFEQQLVIEAYEKEEERIRTEAAETKHSLVTTIQKTAEELNSISEETAASLLVISSQTDDIAVATKQGLSFVADTQDKSRRGQQQLQEQNDLIQVILQSVNSLEITMNQLRTSSQKISEIVGLVTGIADQTNLLALNASIEAARAGEHGKGFAVVADEVRKLAEETKNAVQNVSHLIKETESNITTMSNSVINVDQKIQHSVNTQQSLSTSFNDIAEAVAGIQQQYVNTSQDISAISNLITELSQGATLVSSSSDSLINVVNELNV; encoded by the coding sequence ATGAGTTGGTTTACAAAAAACAGCAATGCTAGCTACTCAATAACGTTAACACCTGAGGCATTTCAGAACAATGTGCGTTTAGATGTTTCTAATCACCCTAGATTACAAAAACAATTGCAATTATTAGATTTATCGACTGAGGATTTAACCATTATTAAACAACTACAACCTTTAGCTAAGGATCTAATTCCTAAAATGGTAGAACAATTTTATACAGCGATTAGTTTAAGTCCGGAATTAGTTAATATTATTAATAGAACTTCACATATTAACCGTTTAAAGGTTACTTTACATAAACATTTAAGTGATATTTTTGAAAGCAATATTAATGACTCTTATATCAACGAACGAAAGGCAATTGCCGAGACCCATGTTCGCATTGGTCTACAGTCAAAGTGGTATATCGCTTCATTCCAGTCATTAACTTCAACTTTTACAAACTTTGTCAATGAGTTAGACATTTCTAAGAATGATGCAATTCGTGCCATTAATGCCTTCTGCAAAATTATTAACTTCGAGCAACAGCTTGTCATAGAGGCGTATGAAAAAGAAGAAGAACGCATTCGTACAGAAGCTGCTGAAACAAAGCACTCTCTTGTTACTACCATTCAAAAAACTGCAGAGGAGCTAAACTCAATTAGTGAGGAGACAGCAGCTTCGTTACTAGTCATCTCCTCTCAAACAGATGATATAGCAGTAGCTACTAAACAAGGTTTAAGCTTCGTTGCAGATACGCAGGATAAATCTAGACGAGGGCAACAGCAGCTACAAGAGCAGAACGATTTAATACAAGTCATTTTACAAAGTGTGAACAGTCTTGAGATAACAATGAACCAGCTACGTACTTCCTCTCAGAAGATTTCAGAAATTGTTGGACTTGTAACTGGTATTGCAGATCAAACAAATTTATTAGCACTAAATGCTTCTATTGAGGCAGCTCGTGCCGGTGAGCATGGGAAGGGCTTTGCTGTTGTTGCAGATGAGGTCCGTAAGCTTGCTGAAGAAACCAAAAATGCTGTGCAAAACGTTTCCCATCTCATTAAAGAAACGGAAAGTAATATTACAACAATGTCGAATTCCGTTATTAACGTTGACCAAAAGATTCAACATAGTGTAAATACACAACAAAGTTTATCAACATCATTTAATGATATTGCTGAAGCCGTTGCAGGGATTCAACAGCAATATGTTAATACATCACAAGATATTTCAGCCATCTCCAATTTAATAACTGAGCTGTCACAAGGAGCTACGCTTGTTTCTTCCTCTTCTGACTCGCTTATCAATGTTGTAAATGAGCTAAATGTGTAA
- a CDS encoding ABC transporter permease: MKEIIVGDSIKFKRSKLILITILFPLFVFMMNFTDFYFRFDLNKEMAQELHTSDWSFLVISCHWSMFIMVPLSITIFASKIVNIEHEANAWKILFSLPISRYYIYLSKFIYLLVLCAFSATCIVGSILFIGLFLDFNGPIPWGLILEQAFYPYIVSFPLIAFQLWISVVCQNQMISISIGVIFTISGFFLQNIKWLFWIYPIWGTPILPSDEFNEVISNNDLSFFFIMSFIVGTIFLISGMVHFSKKDMR; this comes from the coding sequence ATGAAAGAAATTATTGTAGGAGATAGCATAAAGTTTAAACGTTCTAAGTTAATCTTGATTACCATACTATTTCCTTTATTTGTTTTTATGATGAACTTTACTGATTTTTATTTTAGATTTGATTTAAATAAAGAAATGGCACAGGAATTACATACTAGTGATTGGTCTTTTCTGGTTATTAGTTGTCATTGGTCTATGTTCATAATGGTTCCTTTAAGTATTACTATATTTGCTTCTAAAATAGTCAATATAGAGCATGAAGCGAATGCTTGGAAGATTCTATTTTCTTTACCTATATCTAGATATTATATATATTTATCTAAATTTATTTATTTACTTGTACTTTGTGCGTTTTCAGCTACTTGTATTGTAGGGTCTATTCTCTTTATTGGTCTTTTTTTGGACTTTAATGGCCCTATACCATGGGGGTTAATTTTAGAGCAAGCCTTTTACCCCTATATTGTATCTTTTCCATTAATAGCTTTTCAGCTTTGGATATCGGTGGTTTGTCAGAATCAAATGATTTCTATTTCTATAGGTGTGATATTCACCATTTCTGGATTTTTCCTTCAGAATATAAAATGGTTATTCTGGATATATCCAATTTGGGGGACTCCTATCTTACCATCTGATGAGTTTAATGAAGTAATTTCTAACAATGATTTATCGTTTTTTTTCATAATGAGTTTTATTGTAGGAACAATCTTCCTAATAAGCGGCATGGTTCATTTTAGTAAAAAGGATATGAGATAG
- the corA gene encoding magnesium/cobalt transporter CorA yields MIRTIGITKNQQVIKDFPLEDIHKNEFEWYWVDFNCPTDDEELLLDTFFHFHPLAIEDCLMRLQRPKLDFYDDFHFFVIQRVNEELIAEEVNIFVSNKFIVTFHKNVAPEIDRVQKMLEKQPKNWERGTVYLTYQVIDKIVDSYFPLVYKIEDHLNVLEDELTYQNNPNAMKIVFEFRSDLLHLRRTILPMRDLLYRILNSYRFSLKKSERAYFGDIYDHLLKLTEMVESNRELTADMRDSYMAMSSSRMNGIMMTLTIVSTIFIPLTFIAGVYGMNFDNMPELHGRYSYFIVLILMILIALFMLVIFKMKGWFKLFKT; encoded by the coding sequence GTGATACGTACAATTGGAATTACAAAAAACCAACAGGTTATAAAGGACTTTCCACTTGAGGATATACACAAAAACGAATTTGAATGGTACTGGGTCGATTTTAATTGTCCGACCGATGATGAAGAACTACTGTTAGATACATTCTTCCACTTCCATCCACTTGCTATAGAAGATTGCTTAATGCGTTTACAGCGGCCAAAACTCGATTTTTATGATGATTTCCATTTCTTTGTTATTCAAAGGGTTAACGAAGAATTAATAGCTGAGGAAGTAAATATTTTTGTTTCTAATAAATTTATTGTTACATTCCATAAAAACGTAGCACCTGAAATAGATCGAGTACAAAAGATGCTAGAAAAACAGCCAAAGAATTGGGAACGAGGCACAGTATATTTAACGTATCAGGTAATCGATAAAATCGTTGATAGCTATTTTCCACTTGTCTATAAAATCGAGGATCATTTAAATGTACTTGAAGACGAGCTTACCTATCAAAATAACCCCAATGCCATGAAAATTGTGTTCGAATTCCGCAGTGATTTGCTTCATTTGCGTCGCACAATATTACCGATGCGTGATTTATTATATCGGATACTTAATTCTTATCGTTTTTCACTAAAAAAGTCTGAACGAGCTTACTTTGGCGATATTTACGATCATCTGCTAAAGCTTACAGAAATGGTAGAATCCAATCGTGAACTTACAGCTGATATGCGTGATAGCTATATGGCGATGAGCTCTAGCCGTATGAATGGCATTATGATGACATTAACTATTGTATCTACCATTTTCATTCCGTTAACATTTATAGCTGGTGTTTATGGTATGAACTTTGATAATATGCCTGAACTTCATGGTCGATATAGCTACTTTATCGTGCTTATTTTGATGATTTTAATTGCACTATTTATGCTCGTCATTTTTAAAATGAAAGGCTGGTTCAAATTATTTAAAACTTAG
- a CDS encoding protein arginine kinase → MMIESFLERATPIWMSVEDDYSDIVISTRIRLARNLDGYRFPLAFTENEALQVEQAVTHAIKDSTKLQENYSYFAIKDLTSLQRQILVEKHLISPQLAKKELVGSILLSDDESTSIMVNEEDHLRIQCMAASFQLQKAYEQANKIDRILEKALPFAFRDTFGYLTSCPTNIGTGLRASVMMHLPALTLTGQMNQIINAMTRLGMTVRGIYGEGSENLGNVYQVSNQITLGKTEDDILADIQSVAEKIIQKERHARGKLMEKAELALEDRVYRALGTLTHARILTSEEAATCLSNVRLGVDLQLIKGIKATTLNECVVSMQPGFLQHYAGDVLPPAERDRARAEMLREALFQENMSKPIIGEKGEGSFDV, encoded by the coding sequence GTGATGATTGAATCGTTTTTAGAACGTGCAACACCAATATGGATGAGTGTAGAGGACGATTATTCAGATATTGTCATTAGTACACGCATCCGTCTTGCTCGAAATTTAGATGGTTATCGCTTTCCATTAGCTTTTACAGAGAATGAGGCATTACAGGTGGAGCAGGCAGTTACACATGCAATAAAGGATAGTACGAAACTTCAAGAAAATTACTCTTATTTTGCTATTAAGGATTTAACATCTTTACAGCGTCAAATACTTGTTGAAAAACATTTAATTAGTCCTCAGCTTGCAAAAAAAGAGCTAGTGGGTTCCATACTTTTATCTGATGACGAATCAACTAGCATTATGGTGAACGAAGAAGACCATTTACGCATTCAATGTATGGCGGCCAGTTTTCAACTTCAAAAAGCATATGAACAGGCCAATAAAATTGATCGTATCTTAGAGAAAGCATTGCCTTTTGCATTTCGAGATACATTTGGTTATTTAACAAGCTGTCCAACAAATATTGGTACTGGTTTGCGAGCATCTGTCATGATGCACCTACCAGCCCTTACACTCACAGGTCAGATGAATCAAATCATTAATGCAATGACACGATTAGGAATGACAGTGAGGGGAATATATGGAGAAGGTAGTGAAAATTTAGGTAATGTTTACCAAGTGTCGAATCAGATTACACTAGGAAAAACAGAGGATGATATTTTAGCGGACATTCAAAGTGTCGCTGAAAAAATAATTCAGAAAGAACGGCATGCAAGAGGTAAGTTAATGGAAAAAGCAGAGCTTGCCCTAGAAGACCGCGTATACCGTGCTTTAGGTACCTTAACACATGCTCGAATTTTAACGAGTGAGGAAGCGGCTACTTGCCTATCAAATGTTCGTTTAGGGGTTGATTTACAGCTAATTAAAGGTATTAAAGCGACGACTTTAAACGAATGTGTTGTCAGTATGCAACCTGGATTTTTACAGCATTATGCAGGGGATGTTTTGCCACCTGCTGAGCGAGATCGCGCACGAGCTGAAATGCTTCGTGAGGCATTATTTCAAGAAAATATGAGTAAGCCTATTATTGGGGAAAAAGGAGAGGGTTCATTTGATGTTTAA
- a CDS encoding UvrB/UvrC motif-containing protein has protein sequence MICEHCKQRNATVTVTQVQSGQKVEHHYCDVCASQFHPFHAEFKQEPVSIQQLLSNWFGSPSWQQQKVGEKQQAQPQPQTCPQCGFTYKQFLKEGKFGCPSCYDTFSEHLPKLFNRIQAGPQHIGKMPGARSNVYVIKKQIEDIRKRMKVAVDEEHFEEAAKLRDEAKELEKQLQFEGGDVS, from the coding sequence ATGATTTGCGAACATTGTAAGCAACGTAATGCAACAGTTACCGTAACACAAGTTCAAAGTGGTCAAAAGGTGGAGCATCATTATTGTGACGTCTGCGCCTCTCAGTTCCATCCATTTCATGCAGAATTTAAACAGGAGCCAGTATCAATACAACAGCTATTATCCAATTGGTTTGGCTCACCTTCGTGGCAGCAACAAAAAGTAGGTGAAAAACAGCAGGCGCAACCACAACCGCAAACCTGTCCACAATGTGGATTTACGTATAAACAGTTTTTAAAAGAAGGTAAATTTGGATGCCCTAGCTGCTATGACACCTTTAGCGAGCACTTACCGAAGCTCTTTAACCGTATCCAGGCTGGTCCTCAACATATAGGGAAAATGCCTGGTGCCAGGAGCAATGTTTATGTTATCAAAAAGCAAATTGAAGATATTCGTAAACGTATGAAGGTTGCTGTAGATGAAGAACATTTTGAAGAGGCAGCCAAGCTTCGTGATGAAGCCAAGGAACTTGAGAAGCAGCTACAATTTGAAGGCGGTGATGTGTCGTGA